In Aristaeella hokkaidonensis, the following are encoded in one genomic region:
- a CDS encoding phospholipid carrier-dependent glycosyltransferase — translation MTLSKRIILFLIAFLMVFALVPAGVAEGENLLQNADFSKLDSEGMPEYWYTDAYYLDAGYTVFGVSEGDAGHEHIITIQNIAENDARFAQAVEVEPDSLYKFSGYIRASGVEGGLGANLSIEGIYAFSDKVYDTEGEWEYIEYYGETGPDQDYIVVFARLGGYSGICSGKAAFSDLSLTKVDSIPGDLVADLWYRETEDSYDDDDEYEDPLQSIPMTVWLVLISVVYSAFALIAVYYYEQRKRQEITISRKIAPYLLSALFFSALILRVLISSLVEGYMVDVNCFLSWGKTMAKSGAVGFYQDTNFCDYPPLYTYVLAFNSEMSRILHAGPMLERVIFRFIPCICDLIGCFIVYRLMVREHETYGYAPYFFLIAALFNPSAILNSAAWGQMDSVLCLLLLAVSVLAVKGKWTAALPLYVVAVLVKPQALMLGPLGLIFILITCFRNAESRKPILYGTGISLLTLAAGVIPFSLQQDWDWLIKLYQRTLESYPYATVNTANFYYILGGNWNAIANEAHMLAPMLLGLLCTGYGLWWYFRSKEKMYPLIETILSFLFAAAFIVCACMSASWGLTGGIAMGFAFVIVLSPAIRRKDIRLLPWLGGLLFVLLYVFGVKMHERYIFPALLLFAASWALLRDRRILYVLVLFSVTTFINEGIVLDNSIRLGSAFGHLNPDTVVIADLISLMNIAGALYAVWLCPKLYADIIVLQDHPAEDSDAEPAILAESESGCENINDPCISDIETKIPVFEEQSFPIITEENDTCLTAERIIPEEEKATPKATRRYDRFLHWNKRDTILLSVITAIYAAVSLLTLGSTKAPQTAWTSSSPEEEIVFDLGEYRDNFEILYFGQVSSRNFSFAVSRDGEEWENDVWAQMDQGQCWKWKYVILSYTDENEKVTFQSSNLSHVVRFNGRYVKLKAKYIGLTLNEVLFRNENGEVLPVRIMDQTGAEPESVLYSDPASLIDEQDTLERLPAFPESDETTKAAAQPSWWNSSYFDEIYHARTGFEFLYGKVPYETSHPPLGKILISLSVAVFGMCPFGWRFAGALAGILMLPGMYLLVKQLTKKTGIAALACLLMALDCQHLTQTQIATIDSFPVLFIIFEYFFMLRFIQTDYLTEKKSASIIPLLFSGLFMGLSIASKWIGVYAGAGLAVLFFTHCYRMIRSASREDMEQLRSALGKTLVLCLWCILFFILIPVIIYLLCYIPYFAYMSGRITSLTDYVKEVIKAQVGMFNYHSEPGLGMDHPFYSPWWEWPIIGKPMYYASQEYIPAGFTMRNSIFCFGNPVIWYGGLAALVYCLFRFAQTRRYRLEGTDYLWHIRTGSSDFRFSFILIGFLAQYLPWVLVPRGTYIYHYFASLPFIMTAIAVCFDQDDPKYKLYFRIFAAVYAAAAAVFFLILFPYACGLNVCTEWLDLGNKLLRIWYNP, via the coding sequence TTGACTTTATCCAAACGGATTATATTGTTCCTGATCGCTTTTCTGATGGTTTTTGCCCTTGTGCCCGCTGGCGTTGCTGAAGGGGAGAACCTGCTCCAGAACGCCGATTTTTCCAAACTGGACAGCGAGGGGATGCCGGAATACTGGTATACCGACGCATATTATCTGGATGCCGGTTATACCGTGTTCGGTGTTTCTGAAGGCGATGCGGGTCATGAACATATCATTACCATCCAGAATATCGCAGAAAACGACGCCCGTTTTGCCCAGGCAGTCGAAGTGGAGCCGGATTCCCTTTACAAATTCAGCGGATACATCCGCGCCAGCGGCGTTGAAGGAGGTCTTGGCGCCAACCTGAGTATCGAGGGCATCTATGCTTTCAGCGACAAGGTATACGATACAGAGGGTGAATGGGAATACATAGAGTATTACGGCGAAACCGGACCTGACCAGGACTATATTGTTGTTTTTGCCCGGCTGGGCGGATACAGCGGGATCTGTTCCGGTAAGGCCGCCTTCTCAGACCTTTCCCTGACCAAGGTGGACAGCATTCCCGGCGACCTGGTTGCTGACCTATGGTACCGGGAGACCGAAGATTCCTATGACGATGATGACGAATATGAAGATCCGCTTCAATCCATTCCGATGACGGTATGGCTTGTGCTGATCAGCGTTGTTTATTCCGCCTTCGCCCTGATTGCCGTCTATTATTATGAACAGCGCAAAAGGCAGGAAATTACAATCAGCCGGAAAATCGCTCCTTATCTGCTTTCCGCCCTGTTTTTCTCGGCGCTTATCCTCCGCGTCCTGATCAGTTCACTGGTTGAAGGATACATGGTGGACGTGAACTGTTTCCTGAGCTGGGGAAAAACCATGGCAAAATCCGGAGCCGTCGGATTCTACCAGGACACCAATTTCTGCGATTATCCGCCGCTTTATACCTATGTGCTGGCCTTTAATTCCGAAATGTCCAGGATCCTGCATGCCGGACCCATGCTGGAACGGGTTATTTTCCGTTTTATTCCCTGTATCTGTGATCTTATCGGATGCTTTATTGTCTACCGTCTTATGGTCCGGGAACATGAAACATACGGTTATGCTCCGTATTTCTTCCTGATCGCTGCGCTGTTCAATCCGTCCGCCATCCTGAACAGCGCCGCATGGGGACAGATGGATAGCGTGCTGTGCCTGCTCCTGCTGGCCGTTTCCGTACTGGCTGTAAAAGGGAAGTGGACAGCGGCATTACCCCTTTACGTGGTTGCAGTGCTGGTCAAACCCCAGGCCCTTATGCTTGGGCCGCTGGGGCTGATCTTTATCCTGATTACCTGTTTCCGGAATGCTGAATCCCGTAAACCGATCCTGTACGGCACCGGAATCAGCCTGCTGACGCTTGCCGCCGGGGTGATTCCTTTCAGTTTACAGCAGGACTGGGACTGGCTGATCAAGCTATATCAGCGTACGCTTGAATCCTATCCCTACGCAACGGTCAACACCGCCAATTTCTACTATATCCTGGGCGGGAACTGGAACGCCATTGCAAACGAGGCCCACATGCTTGCGCCTATGCTGCTGGGTCTTCTCTGCACCGGTTACGGCCTGTGGTGGTATTTCCGTTCCAAAGAGAAGATGTATCCCCTGATTGAAACCATCCTCAGTTTCCTGTTCGCTGCCGCGTTTATCGTCTGCGCCTGCATGAGCGCTTCCTGGGGACTGACCGGCGGAATCGCCATGGGATTTGCTTTTGTTATCGTTCTTTCTCCAGCCATCCGGCGGAAAGACATCCGTCTTCTTCCATGGCTTGGCGGACTGCTGTTTGTGCTTCTGTATGTATTCGGCGTAAAAATGCATGAGCGTTATATTTTCCCCGCATTGCTGCTTTTCGCCGCATCCTGGGCCCTGCTCAGAGACAGGCGTATCCTTTACGTCCTTGTACTGTTTTCCGTGACAACCTTCATCAATGAAGGAATTGTGCTGGATAACAGCATCCGCCTGGGTTCCGCCTTCGGGCACCTGAATCCAGATACGGTTGTGATTGCCGATCTTATCAGCCTTATGAATATAGCGGGCGCCCTGTATGCTGTCTGGCTCTGCCCGAAGCTGTATGCTGATATAATCGTTTTACAGGATCATCCTGCAGAAGATTCCGACGCTGAACCTGCTATCCTGGCCGAATCTGAATCCGGTTGTGAGAACATAAATGATCCCTGTATTTCAGATATTGAAACGAAAATCCCGGTCTTTGAAGAACAGTCTTTCCCGATCATTACCGAAGAGAATGATACCTGCCTGACAGCAGAACGGATCATTCCGGAAGAAGAAAAAGCAACCCCCAAAGCGACCCGCAGATATGACCGGTTCCTGCACTGGAATAAAAGGGATACGATTCTGCTTTCCGTCATTACAGCGATCTATGCCGCCGTCAGCCTTCTGACACTGGGCAGTACAAAGGCGCCACAGACTGCCTGGACATCCAGCAGTCCTGAAGAGGAGATTGTCTTCGACCTGGGCGAGTATCGGGACAACTTCGAAATCCTCTATTTCGGACAGGTAAGCAGCCGGAATTTCTCCTTTGCCGTGAGCCGTGACGGGGAAGAATGGGAAAACGATGTCTGGGCTCAGATGGACCAGGGTCAATGCTGGAAATGGAAATACGTGATCCTTTCCTATACGGATGAAAACGAGAAAGTGACTTTCCAGAGTTCCAACCTGAGCCACGTCGTCCGTTTCAATGGAAGATATGTCAAACTGAAAGCGAAGTATATCGGCCTGACACTGAATGAAGTGCTGTTCCGCAATGAGAACGGAGAAGTGCTTCCGGTCCGGATTATGGATCAGACAGGCGCCGAACCGGAATCTGTGCTGTATTCCGATCCTGCTTCCCTGATTGACGAACAGGACACCCTGGAAAGGCTTCCTGCCTTCCCGGAAAGCGATGAAACCACCAAAGCCGCTGCACAGCCAAGCTGGTGGAACAGCAGCTATTTTGATGAAATCTATCACGCAAGAACCGGTTTTGAATTCCTGTACGGTAAAGTACCTTATGAAACAAGCCATCCGCCTCTCGGAAAAATCCTGATCAGCCTTTCCGTTGCTGTTTTCGGCATGTGTCCGTTCGGCTGGCGGTTTGCAGGGGCGCTGGCCGGTATCCTGATGCTGCCCGGTATGTATCTGCTTGTCAAGCAGCTGACCAAGAAAACCGGCATCGCTGCCCTGGCATGCCTGCTGATGGCGCTGGACTGCCAGCACCTGACACAAACGCAGATTGCCACCATTGACAGCTTCCCGGTGCTGTTTATCATCTTCGAATACTTCTTCATGCTGCGTTTTATACAGACAGACTATCTGACGGAGAAGAAATCTGCATCCATTATTCCGCTCCTTTTCAGCGGCCTGTTCATGGGGCTGTCCATCGCAAGCAAATGGATTGGCGTTTATGCCGGAGCCGGACTGGCGGTCCTCTTCTTCACCCATTGCTACCGGATGATCCGCAGCGCTTCCAGAGAGGATATGGAACAGCTCCGTTCCGCACTGGGCAAAACCCTGGTTCTTTGTCTGTGGTGCATCCTGTTCTTTATCCTGATCCCGGTGATTATTTACCTGCTGTGTTATATCCCTTACTTCGCCTATATGTCCGGCAGGATTACCAGCCTGACAGACTATGTCAAAGAAGTGATCAAGGCACAGGTAGGCATGTTCAATTATCACAGTGAACCCGGACTGGGAATGGATCATCCCTTCTATTCACCCTGGTGGGAATGGCCGATCATCGGCAAACCCATGTATTACGCCTCACAGGAATATATCCCGGCCGGATTTACAATGCGGAACAGTATTTTCTGTTTCGGCAATCCTGTGATCTGGTATGGCGGACTTGCGGCGCTGGTTTACTGCCTGTTCCGTTTCGCGCAGACCCGCAGATACCGGCTTGAAGGGACAGATTATCTCTGGCATATCAGGACAGGTAGTTCCGATTTCCGTTTTTCCTTTATCCTGATCGGATTCCTGGCCCAGTATCTGCCCTGGGTGCTGGTTCCCAGAGGAACTTACATCTATCATTATTTTGCGAGCCTTCCATTTATCATGACCGCGATTGCGGTATGCTTCGACCAGGACGATCCGAAATACAAACTGTACTTCCGTATTTTTGCCGCAGTATATGCGGCGGCGGCAGCCGTGTTCTTCCTCATCCTGTTCCCGTATGCCTGCGGACTGAATGTGTGCACAGAATGGCTGGATCTGGGTAACAAACTGCTGAGAATCTGGTATAACCCCTGA
- a CDS encoding ribonuclease HII — MIDRSQHAAELLAFDRQYRQAGLVVAGMDEVGRGPLAGNVVTACVVMPEDPLIIWIDDSKKLSESRREKVFDEIMANALYVGVGEVSPEEIDRINILEATRNAMRKAAAEVPADIFLIDAVTKLGLNGKEVPIIKGDANSYSIAAASIVAKVIRDRQMIELDQLYPEYGFARNKGYGTKEHIEALKRIGPCPVHRRSFITHFI, encoded by the coding sequence ATGATTGACCGTAGTCAGCATGCAGCCGAGCTATTGGCATTTGACAGGCAGTACAGACAGGCAGGATTGGTTGTCGCAGGTATGGACGAAGTCGGCCGCGGCCCTTTGGCCGGGAACGTTGTAACAGCCTGCGTTGTGATGCCTGAGGATCCGCTTATTATCTGGATTGACGACAGCAAAAAGCTGAGCGAAAGCCGACGGGAGAAGGTTTTTGACGAGATCATGGCCAATGCCCTTTATGTCGGCGTGGGTGAAGTCTCTCCGGAAGAGATTGACCGGATCAATATCCTGGAAGCTACGCGGAACGCCATGCGCAAAGCCGCTGCTGAAGTACCGGCCGATATTTTCCTGATTGACGCGGTGACCAAACTCGGGCTGAACGGAAAAGAAGTCCCCATTATCAAAGGAGACGCCAACTCCTATTCCATTGCCGCGGCAAGCATCGTGGCTAAGGTTATCCGGGACAGGCAGATGATCGAACTTGATCAGCTTTATCCTGAATACGGATTTGCGCGAAACAAGGGCTACGGAACCAAGGAACATATTGAAGCTCTGAAAAGAATCGGGCCCTGTCCGGTTCATCGCAGAAGCTTCATCACTCATTTTATATGA
- the ylqF gene encoding ribosome biogenesis GTPase YlqF, which produces MSENKDRINWYPGHMAKTKRLLQDQIKRIDLIIELCDARLPYSSRNPELAKMISQKRHLLFMNKSDLADPNMNKRWLQYYRRQGIEAHLTNASMMKGKETVSLIEQATKEIVDKALQKGVRKTVRAMIAGIPNVGKSTMINRLYGRSVTQTGDRPGVTKSNQWVKISPYLELLDTPGLLWPRLDDQLSARRLCYIGSIKDDIVDTGELTINLLEELCVLVPDTISERFHLKDTSLKGAELLEAVCAGRGWLLKGGRFDYDRCCSVVLDEYRAGKLGRITFEAPPQINTEDTESND; this is translated from the coding sequence ATGAGCGAGAATAAAGACAGAATCAACTGGTATCCCGGACATATGGCGAAAACCAAACGCCTGCTCCAGGATCAGATCAAACGAATCGACCTGATCATTGAACTGTGCGACGCGCGGCTGCCTTATTCCAGCAGGAATCCTGAACTGGCCAAAATGATTTCACAGAAGCGTCATCTGCTTTTTATGAACAAATCCGACCTGGCCGATCCGAACATGAACAAGCGCTGGCTTCAGTATTACCGCCGTCAGGGGATTGAAGCACACCTGACCAACGCCAGTATGATGAAAGGCAAGGAAACCGTCAGCCTGATTGAGCAGGCAACAAAGGAAATTGTAGACAAGGCGCTGCAAAAAGGTGTACGAAAAACAGTCCGGGCCATGATCGCAGGCATTCCGAACGTAGGCAAAAGCACAATGATCAACCGGCTGTACGGACGCTCCGTTACGCAGACCGGCGACCGTCCCGGCGTTACCAAGAGTAATCAATGGGTCAAAATATCCCCGTATCTTGAACTGCTTGATACCCCCGGCCTGCTCTGGCCCCGGCTGGACGACCAGCTCTCCGCACGCAGACTGTGCTATATCGGCTCCATAAAGGATGACATTGTGGACACAGGGGAACTGACCATCAACCTGCTGGAAGAATTATGCGTCCTGGTTCCGGATACTATATCTGAAAGATTCCATCTTAAGGATACAAGCCTGAAGGGCGCTGAGCTGCTGGAAGCTGTATGCGCCGGAAGAGGATGGCTGCTCAAGGGCGGTCGGTTTGACTATGACCGCTGCTGCAGCGTAGTGCTGGATGAATACCGCGCAGGAAAGCTGGGCAGAATCACTTTTGAAGCGCCGCCCCAAATCAACACGGAGGATACAGAAAGCAATGATTGA
- a CDS encoding YraN family protein, with translation MKWTYETGLLGEEIAAQWLEDHYGMRLLESRYKTKAGEIDLIMLDKDTVVFVEVKTRMTSLPGTGIAAVNQQKQRRIARAATLYLMRMEWLGKAVRFDVMEVHPDDMLYIPNAFQPGGMFYR, from the coding sequence ATGAAATGGACCTATGAAACCGGCCTGCTGGGTGAGGAAATTGCCGCACAATGGCTGGAGGATCATTACGGAATGCGCCTCCTGGAAAGCAGATACAAGACCAAAGCAGGCGAAATTGATCTGATTATGCTGGACAAGGATACCGTGGTTTTTGTGGAAGTGAAAACCCGGATGACATCCCTGCCAGGCACCGGTATCGCTGCCGTCAACCAGCAGAAACAGCGGCGCATTGCCAGGGCTGCCACCCTTTATCTGATGCGCATGGAATGGCTTGGAAAAGCTGTTCGTTTTGATGTTATGGAGGTTCATCCGGATGATATGCTGTACATTCCCAACGCATTTCAACCGGGCGGCATGTTCTACCGATAA
- a CDS encoding DUF2461 domain-containing protein, with protein MFTGLTDETIQFFLDLKFHNNTPYFHENHDRYVETVQTPFYEMITDLGEDMRKIDPMMEIRPYKCLSRIHRDTRFSRDKSPYRDHLWFLFRRAGEPRDKSLFYYFEFGVDRLSWGMGIWGENRELMDLFRKRMRANPDGILALLDDLDLPGHKLILNGSFFKRMDIPDEIPMRLKPWYTGREIYVGRYNPVWQWAFSERILKEVRKDFRTLAPLYRLLRGYLDDLSHDE; from the coding sequence ATGTTTACAGGTTTAACGGATGAAACTATCCAGTTCTTTCTCGACCTGAAGTTTCACAACAACACCCCATACTTTCATGAGAATCATGACCGTTATGTGGAAACCGTCCAGACGCCGTTTTATGAAATGATCACGGACCTGGGCGAGGACATGCGTAAAATTGATCCAATGATGGAAATCCGGCCATACAAATGCCTTTCACGCATCCACCGTGATACGCGGTTTTCCAGGGATAAGAGCCCTTACAGGGATCATCTCTGGTTCCTGTTCAGAAGAGCCGGAGAACCCAGGGATAAAAGTCTGTTCTATTATTTTGAATTCGGCGTGGACAGGCTGAGCTGGGGAATGGGCATATGGGGCGAAAACCGTGAACTGATGGATCTTTTCCGCAAACGCATGAGGGCCAATCCCGACGGAATCCTTGCTTTACTGGATGATCTCGATCTTCCCGGACACAAACTTATCCTGAACGGTTCATTTTTCAAGAGAATGGATATTCCGGATGAAATACCGATGCGCCTGAAACCATGGTATACCGGAAGAGAGATTTATGTCGGAAGGTACAATCCTGTCTGGCAGTGGGCCTTTTCCGAACGCATCCTGAAAGAAGTGAGGAAAGACTTCCGCACCCTCGCACCGCTTTACCGGCTGTTGAGAGGTTACCTGGATGACCTTTCCCATGATGAGTAA
- a CDS encoding YifB family Mg chelatase-like AAA ATPase: MASLLSFGVTGVNGYQVHVEVFGTESMPGIEIIGLPDASVKESKDRVNAAIINSGKQMNPRRITVNLAPADTKKEGPCFDLPIAVGMMIADGILIPDPPTDLKSVALFGELSLDGSVQPINGALPMVISAKENGISTVILPEKNACEVSCIQDIRILPVSHLRQVIAWFEGKMELAEQKQVSFEALKNEAVPVVDMAQIKGQKGARRAVEVAAAGGHNMLMIGVPGSGKTMLARCIPGILPPMTFEESLETTRIHSICGKLQAGKGLMVNRPFCAPHHNASVASLIGGGQDAKPGEVSLAHNGVLFLDELPEFSRSALEALRQPLEDGIVSVARVRRQAQYQSSFMLVAAMNPCPCGFYGSNRRTCRCTPPEIRRYLDRVSGPLLDRIDLQIEVDSVPINEINDSEPSESSAVVAARVRKAREIQLKRYEGTGKYCNAQLTNAEVKQFCTPDAEGTALLNAAVDSLHLSMRAYQRILKVARTIADLAGEETISSAHIAEAVQYRELDQKYWR; the protein is encoded by the coding sequence ATGGCAAGTCTGCTGAGTTTCGGTGTGACAGGCGTGAACGGTTATCAGGTCCATGTTGAAGTGTTCGGCACGGAAAGCATGCCCGGTATTGAAATCATCGGTCTTCCCGATGCATCCGTGAAGGAAAGCAAGGACCGGGTTAACGCTGCCATTATCAACAGCGGTAAACAGATGAACCCCAGACGGATCACGGTTAACCTGGCACCGGCAGACACCAAAAAGGAAGGTCCCTGTTTTGATCTGCCGATTGCAGTCGGAATGATGATCGCGGACGGAATACTGATCCCTGATCCGCCGACAGACCTGAAATCCGTAGCGCTTTTCGGCGAGCTAAGCCTGGACGGAAGCGTCCAGCCCATTAACGGCGCCCTTCCCATGGTGATCAGCGCCAAGGAAAACGGCATCAGTACCGTAATACTGCCGGAAAAAAATGCCTGCGAAGTTTCCTGCATACAGGATATCCGGATTCTCCCCGTATCACACCTGAGACAGGTGATCGCCTGGTTTGAAGGGAAGATGGAACTGGCAGAACAGAAGCAGGTTTCATTTGAAGCACTGAAAAACGAAGCGGTTCCTGTGGTGGACATGGCACAGATCAAAGGCCAGAAAGGCGCACGGCGGGCCGTTGAAGTGGCTGCAGCCGGCGGGCATAACATGCTGATGATCGGCGTGCCCGGCAGCGGCAAAACCATGCTTGCCCGCTGCATTCCCGGGATCCTGCCTCCGATGACCTTTGAAGAATCCCTTGAAACAACGCGAATCCATTCCATCTGCGGAAAACTGCAGGCAGGGAAGGGACTGATGGTCAACCGTCCCTTCTGCGCCCCGCACCATAACGCTTCCGTCGCCTCCCTGATCGGCGGCGGTCAGGACGCCAAACCCGGTGAAGTTTCCCTGGCGCATAACGGCGTCCTTTTCCTGGATGAACTGCCGGAATTCAGCCGCAGTGCGCTGGAAGCCCTCCGGCAGCCGCTGGAAGACGGAATTGTATCCGTAGCCAGAGTGAGACGCCAGGCCCAGTACCAGTCTTCCTTTATGCTGGTAGCCGCCATGAATCCCTGTCCCTGCGGTTTCTACGGCAGCAACCGCCGTACATGCAGATGTACGCCTCCTGAAATCAGAAGGTACCTGGATCGTGTTTCCGGTCCGCTGCTGGACAGAATAGACCTTCAGATCGAAGTTGATTCCGTGCCCATTAATGAAATCAATGATTCCGAGCCTTCCGAATCTTCCGCTGTTGTCGCTGCCAGAGTGCGGAAAGCGCGGGAAATCCAGCTGAAGAGATATGAAGGGACCGGAAAATACTGCAACGCACAGCTTACCAACGCTGAAGTAAAACAGTTCTGCACTCCGGACGCTGAAGGAACCGCCCTACTGAACGCTGCGGTGGATTCCCTGCACCTGAGCATGCGCGCCTACCAGCGGATCCTGAAAGTGGCCAGAACCATTGCCGATCTAGCCGGGGAAGAGACAATCTCCTCCGCTCATATTGCGGAAGCGGTCCAGTATCGGGAACTTGATCAGAAGTATTGGAGATGA
- a CDS encoding DUF4230 domain-containing protein, whose product MKKTGKWALSVISKALVIILVIALLPFARTWIRQLLPDATGEIRVQSMILEQKLESSKRLEVTTIDEEGVLEAKTNVIILGTVGTTTIRYRYTASVGIDLSKVVMTPDSDRIIFELPDPEILNDGIEALEINKNNFFSKAVEKSVETLLNEQKLKCREQYISEKEHSDRAWEDIRKSFETTICQWLEQYGERHYEFEFIKLNDPAA is encoded by the coding sequence ATGAAGAAGACCGGAAAATGGGCATTATCCGTCATTTCAAAAGCATTGGTAATCATTCTGGTGATTGCCCTGCTTCCTTTTGCCCGTACATGGATCAGGCAGCTGCTGCCTGACGCCACAGGCGAAATCCGGGTTCAGAGCATGATCCTGGAACAGAAGCTGGAGTCCAGCAAACGGCTGGAAGTAACCACCATTGACGAAGAGGGCGTTCTTGAAGCCAAGACCAACGTTATTATCCTGGGAACCGTCGGCACAACCACCATCCGTTACCGCTATACCGCCAGTGTCGGCATTGACCTGAGCAAAGTAGTCATGACACCGGACAGCGACAGGATCATCTTTGAACTTCCTGATCCCGAAATCCTCAACGACGGTATTGAAGCCCTGGAAATCAACAAGAACAACTTTTTCTCCAAAGCGGTTGAAAAAAGCGTTGAAACACTGCTCAATGAACAGAAGCTGAAATGCAGGGAACAATATATCAGCGAAAAGGAACATTCGGACAGAGCCTGGGAAGATATCCGGAAATCCTTTGAAACAACCATCTGTCAATGGCTTGAGCAATACGGAGAAAGGCATTACGAATTCGAATTTATAAAACTGAACGATCCGGCAGCCTGA